A window of Lytechinus pictus isolate F3 Inbred chromosome 7, Lp3.0, whole genome shotgun sequence contains these coding sequences:
- the LOC129264909 gene encoding high-affinity choline transporter 1-like encodes MAVHWGGVAGMIFFYLIILAVGIWASRKTKSASGTEGVMVAGRDFGWCIGLFTLIATWVGGGYINGTAEVVFTPGYGLVWAQAPWGYSLSFVINGLFFAKQMRAAKYVTMIDPFQEKYGNRMGGLLFLAAITGELLWCAAILAALGSTISVILELDQNLSVIISACIAVSYTLFGGLFSVAYTDIVQLACIFIGLWFCVPFVLTNKAVTPLPETTDRWVGEWDVRLTGQWIDSMLLIILGGVPWQAYFQRVLAAKTPHHARYLSLIAAFGCFSLSIPAYVMGAVGASTDWTMTNINLNKTDLYEEPGLILPAVIQYLTPPVVAFLGLGAISAAVMSSTDSSVLASSSMFTRNIYKNIIRPSASECEMMWALRVAVVIVATIATVMALTVESIYILFVLCSDFVYALLFPQFVCVIHVKKSNTYGSAVAFVLGLFLRLSGGEPSLGLPPLIQYPYYDKDLGQLFPFRTLAAIVAFVSLVICSYATDIIFTKGYLPKRFDVFKCVVNTDEKGTYAGPVQDPNTQMQTIDSTNKSA; translated from the exons ATGGCGGTTCACTGGGGTGGGGTTGCTGGGATGATATTCTTCTACCTGATCATCTTGGCCGTGGGAATATGGGCCTCAAGGAAAACAAAAAGTGCTAGTGGGACAGAAGGAGTGATGGTGGCAGGACGAGATTTTGGATGGTGTATCGGTCTTTTTACTTTGATTG CTACTTGGGTAGGAGGTGGATACATCAATGGGACAGCAGAAGTCGTTTTTACTCCAGGATACGGCCTCGTTTGGGCCCAAGCCCCTTGGGGCTACAGTCTCAGTTTCGTCATAA ATGGGCTTTTCTTCGCAAAACAGATGCGAGCAGCGAAATACGTTACAATGATTGATCCATTTCAAGAGAAGTATGGAAATCGTATGGGAGGACTCCTCTTTCTTGCTGCCATCACTGGTGAACTGCTATGGTGTGCCGCTATATTGGCTGCTTTAG GATCAACGATAAGTGTCATTTTGGAGCTAGATCAGAACCTTTCAGTCATCATCTCGGCTTGTATTGCTGTTTCTTATACCCTATTTGGTGGTCTATTTTCTGTGGCTTACACTGATATCGTCCAACTAGCTTGCATATTCATCGGTTTG TGGTTCTGTGTTCCTTTTGTGCTCACCAATAAGGCTGTAACACCACTTCCAGAGACGACTGATCGCTGGGTTGGAGAGTGGGACGTTAGACTCACCGGGCAGTGGATCGATAGCATGTTGTTGATC ATATTGGGTGGAGTGCCATGGCAGGCATACTTTCAACGGGTTCTAGCAGCCAAGACCCCTCATCATGCCCGATACCTATCTTTGATTGCAGCATTTGGATGTTTCTCTCTCAGTATCCCTGCTTACGTCATGGGTGCCGTGGGCGCCAGCACCG ATTGGACAATGACTAACATAAACCTGAACAAGACGGATCTCTATGAAGAACCAGGTCTTATTCTACCAGCTGTCATCCAGTATCTCACCCCACCCGTGGTCGCTTTTCTTGGCCTGGGGGCCATCTCTGCGGCCGTGATGTCTTCTACCGATTCGTCTGTCCTCGCATCGAGTTCAATGTTTACCAGGAACAtctacaaaaatataattagacCATCG GCTTCCGAGTGTGAAATGATGTGGGCACTTCGTGTTGCTGTGGTCATCGTCGCAACCATAGCTACCGTCATGGCATTGACAGTCGAATCTATCTACATCCTCTTCGTCCTCTGCTCCGACTTCGTCTACGCATTGCTCTTCCCGCAATTCGTTTGCGTCATCCACGTCAAGAAGTCCAATACTTATGGCTCGGCCGTAGCCTTCGTTCTCGGTCTCTTTCTCCGTCTGAGTGGTGGTGAACCATCCCTCGGTCTACCTCCCCTCATCCAATATCCTTACTACGATAAAGACCTCGGCCAGTTGTTCCCGTTCCGTACCTTGGCGGCAATTGTGGCTTTCGTGTCCTTGGTTATCTGTTCCTATGCCACTGACATCATATTCACCAAAGGGTATCTACCAAAGAGGTTCGATGTCTTCAAGTGTGTGGTTAACACTGATGAGAAGGGGACGTATGCAGGTCCTGTTCAGGACCCTAACACTCAGATGCAGACAATTGATTCCACGAATAAAAGTGCTTAA